One Trichoplusia ni isolate ovarian cell line Hi5 chromosome 6, tn1, whole genome shotgun sequence DNA segment encodes these proteins:
- the LOC113495076 gene encoding uncharacterized protein LOC113495076 — protein MKNCVKMSYKVVVVLYLQIAAMFSAPVQLQVMPMQYGMQPQLPFLKNMVPNMQAPSAYPQQPLMFLLPNAAPKSDADTRYVNLNEPENNSLKINAGHIDEGKDAVVIDAIPKATEAETRNAVVYLPDEGRFSIGQIISYIPFLPIEVNVPDTISWITSILTGGWFRPQNPPAGVGNVKRLSNAPVPVIVVPYPAPMPQV, from the exons ATGAAGAACTGTGTGAAGATGAGTTACAAGGTGGTAGTAGTGTTGTACTTACAAATCGCTGCGATGTTTAGTGCTCCAGTACAGCTGCAAGTCATGCCAATGCAGTACGGGATGCAGCCTCAACTGCCTTTCCTGAAGAACATGGTGCCAAATATGCAAGCTCCTTCTGC ATATCCACAACAGCCATTAATGTTCCTTCTGCCAAACGCCGCACCCAAATCAGATGCAGACACCAGATATGTAAACCTAAACGAACCAGAGAATAACAGTCTCAAAATAAACGCTGGCCATATAGATGAAGGCAAAGACGCCGTAGTCATTGATGCTATTCCAAAAGCTACGGAAGCTGAAACACGAAATGCAGTCGTATACCTTCCGGATGAAGGTAGATTTTCGATCGGCCAAATTATTTCGTACATTCCTTTTTTACCTATTGAAGTGAATGTACCTGATACCATATCCTGGATTACTAGCATTCTGACTGGAGGATGGTTCAGGCCTCAAAACCCACCAGCTGGTGTTGGTAATGTCAAGCGGCTCTCTAATGCTCCCGTACCTGTCATAGTGGTACCGTACCCAGCACCAATGCCACAGGTTTGA
- the LOC113495321 gene encoding RNA polymerase II degradation factor 1-like produces MLRFVLVAAVVAIASSAPQNNFIFKNDITPEEAQQYLKSLPFTSPSLSGRTAVLPLVRYDDPRFRAADAGPTLGHYWKNGQEIQNTDDYVEEVYNAAQYHGQDGLGQYAYGYETPESSKVENREGSGVVSGSYVYKAGSSNDLIKVRYWADSEGFHQEDNIPKVELKPAEETPALREARLAFEKAWKEAAEANSKAPTVPPPAGNYNNNYNQYQPYEAQASELNGVVVSAEQPREGKNLAYAQAQNGAYNQGGQQYGQQQQFGQQQQYGQQQQQPQYGQQQQQQQYGQQKQYGQQETEEGKYEEPEPTGPPHGFFYSFTYPVSIIVPKKDLNADGYPVDHDTVGVNGQ; encoded by the exons GTGGCGATCGCGTCAAGCGCGCCCCAAAACAACTTCATCTTCAAGAACGACATCACGCCTGAGGAGGCGCAGCAGTACCTCAAGTCACTGCCCTTCACCTCACCATCGCTGTCTGGACGCACCGCTGTCTTGCCACTA GTCCGTTACGATGACCCTAGGTTTCGTGCAGCTGACGCTGGCCCAACCCTCGGCCACTACTGGAAGAATGGACAGGAGATCCAGAATACAGACGACTACGTTGAAGAG gTCTACAACGCCGCCCAGTACCACGGCCAGGACGGTCTAGGTCAATACGCCTATGGATACGAAACCCCCGAATCTTCGAAGGTTGAAAACCGTGAAGGCTCCGGTGTTGTGTCTGGATCCTACGTCTACAAGGCTGGAAGCAGCAACGATCTTATTAAG GTCCGTTACTGGGCTGACAGCGAAGGCTTCCACCAAGAAGACAACATCCCCAAGGTTGAGCTGAAGCCCGCTGAAGAGACTCCCGCCCTTAGGGAAGCTCGTCTTGCTTTCGAGAAGGCATGGAAAGAGGCAGCTGAAGCCAACTCCAAAGCCCCTACCGTTCCACCACCGGCAGGAAACTACAACAATAACTACAA CCAATACCAGCCCTACGAAGCCCAGGCTTCTGAATTGAACGGTGTCGTAGTATCTGCGGAACAGCCTCGTGAAGGCAAGAACCTCGCTTACGCGCAAGCTCAAAACGGTGCCTACAACCAGGGAGGCCAACAGTACGGCCAGCAACAACAGTTCGGTCAACAACAGCAGTATGGTCAGCAGCAGCAACAGCCACAATATGGtcaacagcagcagcagcagcagtaCGGTCAACAGAAACAGTACGGTCAGCAGGAAACTGAGGAAGGCAAATATGAAGAGCCGGAACCAACC GGTCCCCCTCACGGATTCTTCTACAGCTTCACCTACCCGGTCTCCATCATCGTCCCCAAGAAGGACCTGAATGCTGACGGCTACCCAGTTGATCACGACACCGTTGGCGTTAACGGCCAATAA